Below is a window of Glandiceps talaboti chromosome 15, keGlaTala1.1, whole genome shotgun sequence DNA.
ATATCAAGTCGTAAACATATCCAGACTCATTTGGCATCACAATATGGGTGTGGCATATTCCATATTTGCAAAAAactaataatttcaaaattagtaATTAATTTATTGTAAACGCAGGTAAGAATTTTTCTGTGGAGTATTTTAACTGACATTAATTCTGCTGACAAAGGAGTATGAATAGGGTAAATCTGAAGCAAAATATGgatttaaaactattttttttagtcCTGCACCAATATCCACTCACTGTGAAAACAGTATGTCAATTTGAACTAAAAATAGATAGTACAGGGAAAGCATATGTTAAGTAAGGTTATGCTATCATTAGATCACGCtacaatgtaaatatgaataGCTCATTCAGCTGCTGTGGAAATATCGAGATAGAATTTCAAGCATCAAAAATGTTCACACCATTAATCAATTTAACTAAATTATCTCAGTGTGCTCCATTATATtgtaaattacaacaaaaattgTGTATCTATGAACTGAAAACAAGCACCAGTAACATTCCAACACTTTAAACACATACTTGgcatatttattgttcatgGCCCATGGCATCTATTTTCTGATGGCCTATGTTTATCTTGAGTAGATTGAGTTCTCaaaaatacatgcatgtaaatCTGTGATGCTCCTAATACAGTAATCTTCCATTACTGTAACACCAGATACTGACTCATCGATATTGCCATCAAATTAATCCTCTTGTCTAACAGTGGGGTATGttttttacacacaaaaaaaaaattacaagttgGAAACAACAGGATTAAAATTCACaatatgaataaaatacaaCTTGCTAGGTTTCAAATATCACcatgttgacattttaaaatatggATACTATGACTATGACCTATCAGAAATTCTGTAAGAAACTTTGTCGTATCGTGTTCATATGCACGTAATTTATATACTTTATACTGTAATAATATCCTAGCTaaatattatcataaatttcttttaaaacactCCAAGCAGTAAATCAGCCATGcttcatatatcatatttaaaatCTAACAATCCGTTATAAAGTGATAGATTAAAACCATATAGTTACCCTGCAcagttttcttctttttcaagATATAATTTAATCAAAGTAGTAAATTTAGatatataaatttgataattgTAGATAGATATTTCATTGCATTGTAGATGCATTAACACGGTTTCATGCAACTAATGATTTCATATGTCCTTATTTTGTTTTATGCAATCTGAACATTGCAAACCATCACAAAATACAGTAAACCCCTCAGTatgctacccccccccccctccaccttGTAATCATGACCCCTGAGACCAGGTTAACTGCCTGGCTTACAAGACTGTTCCATTGTGTTTGTCTGTTATTGCTTATGTTGTGGTTCTATTTTGAATCTGTCAAATcatcaaatgtatcaaatataaatttgaCATTATTGAAACTGCAAGTAGCTTATTTTGATGAAACGGAGTATTTGGATTATCAAAATAAACCTGTTCATTTCATTGTCATATTTTGAATTATGCTCTCCTTGATAACAGTTTTAGCATAAATCCATCAGTTATGATATATAAGCGTAACgtatattatttcaatgtgTTCACTTCCCATTGCCAAATTATATATTACTTCTCATTAATACACTTATAGTTTCAGCACAGAAAACCAATCATCCACAAATTATATTGAGTGTCTACTAGACTGTATACTGACAGAAGTAAGATAATACCCTCGCTGATGATACCTGGTGCTAAAGGCTTGATTGCCTTAGACCAGACTTGAATGGactgtaatttgtttttaaatggcTATTCTATACTAAAGCTTATTGACATGCACAAACTATATTTTCATGGAATCATGCAGCTGCATGTATTACTTTTAAAAGGGGGAGATGATTAACACAAATATACCCTAAGTGTACCTTTCATGCTTTGGTTAAAAGCAGTGAATGAACATACTAAATGTAAATGCAATTATATTTTAGGATATAGTGGATATAGAGTTCcttttcttccttgtctgtggttgatGGGGTAGTACAGTCCAGTCCTATTGTATACCAATGAATTCAGTGATGGGAGGCAATTTGACCATCAGTTCCTCGTATCTCTCAATAAAATACCAGAGTctattcatgtatgtatcttcATTGTATGGCATTGCATTCTCAGTAAGGAACTTGCTAACCACCGGTTTAATTTTCAAGCACATGTTATCTGATAATTCCGGGAAAAGATGATGCTCGACGTGACAGCTGATGATGGAATGACCAAATGTCCAATCCAGGATTGGATTCCTTGGTAGATTCAACACCCCAGTTGACATTAGATAGATACGTTTTGGGGCCTTCTCTTTGGCGTACATGGGTAATCCAATGTGTTGGAATATGTTGACGTGAATATATGGAATTGCTAACACAGCTCTGGCAGCCATCATTGTAAAGATGGATCCTGTTAACGACAGACCGCTCACTTTCATCAGTAAGAACACGTTTGCATAAAGACCTGCAGCAATAAATAGGATGCATCGGATGAGTTCCTTCCATTTACCGAACAGCTCCTTCGCGACAAATAACGGAAACAAGGTTGGTACTATCAATGGGGCCACAAACATGTAGACATAGCGAGAAATGAATGGCGCTCTCCAAGAACTTGAGTCTCCCCATCCGATGATGTTGGTGTAGGGGTGGTGAACTTTTATGTGGATGTTGCTGGACAAATCTACGGAGAACGTGCTGCATATTTCGATGAAGAAGTATTGCCAAAACTTAGACCATACCTTCGATACACATAGACTGCTGTGTATCGCCGAGTGACCTATCTTTGTCGCTATCGCGGTGTGTGTCATCCCCATAAAGGTGGCTCCAAGTATGAAAGTCGGCCAGTGCTGACTTCTCATCAAATGAAAGGCTGGGATAAGCAGTACGTACCAGAAAACTATGATGCACCAATCTACCCCGTACATATCCCACCAGCTACTATCCTTCACGATTTTCTTTACTGCAGCGTTTAACTCAGCCTGGGATACATTAGGTAAAGTCAGGCTGTTGTTGTTCGGTGTTCTTCGGTTTGTGTCTTTCGTCATGTTGTTGCTGCTGGTGGTGGCAATAATCGATCACACGCACGGAGTTGTTTTGCTTTACGGTCGGTCACCTGTGTACTGAAGAGTTGTCACAATGTATTTGCGACAATTATTTTGTTCTCCACCTCAACTTTTCAACTCGATAAATGATAtgctataaatataaaataaattcagGCACCCAGACTAGACAAATTCCGGTTCCCCCAGGTACGTGACGCAAGCTATCACTGCAGTCTGCAGCTATCCGATGATCGCAGCTCAGCTATCTGTGATGCCCGCCACCACTCGGTAATAACATTTCATCTCGTGCCTACATTTCAAGTCACGCGACAGTTCAGTACAGGGCTTCAAAATGGCGACCTTCACGGATGTCTTACACGTTGCAGTAGTTTTACTGTCGTTTTCGGTGTTTTGCATCGATTCGAGACAGAGGGAAGGAAATCCGAGGGACTATCTCAAACGGGAACATTCGTTGGTAAAACCATACACAGGTGAGTGTTCATTTTTCACTTGTGTAAATGAAATCGCAGTTATGTTGGTGGCGCAGTCACCACGGTCGAGCAGACGGACATGTAGTCCACTCCCATTGGCTGTCCTTGTATAATAAGGGAAAGCGTACAGTCTTTGAGTGAATTCTTTGCATTACCTACTCATACACGTGTAAATAGTTGACAATTGTTTTACTTGATAAGTTTCAAGGAAAAGATAGGTAATTCCAGTATTAAACAAATCAGTAAAATGTACCACTAGTACGCCCGCTCCGTACATATGATAGATCGACACACTTTCGGAAACCACACACCTAAAAATAAACTCGACATGTTTATCCAGGCgtcatattataaatatttggAAGTTTTCAGAAGTAATTTTGCATTTAATTGCAAAGTTGTAATTtcccttttttttaaaaaaaaatatggcatTATTAGCATTGTGCATACACGTAGAAATCAAGGCTTTGTTATTGCGCAGTTTATCCATTGAAATATGGCAACAGATGTTACCAATATATACTTCACAACCACGCAACTACATGCACAGAATGAATGGATGATGAACCACACAACTGATCAAAAGTGGCGTAATATCTTAGGAAGGATATGTAACTCAGTTGTGTAGATTGTATGGAAATATCGTGGATCATACAGGCTCTgactggagggggggggggtacatttCACAACTTCCTCTAAAATGGGAATTAAAATGTGGGGGGAGGAGTTATTAGCACCCAGTTTTAGGGGAAATTCATCATTTTCTCATGATTTAAAATTGGGaacaaaaaataatcatcaaattgcttcatttcattatttaataCAAACTaccaaatttcaaaagtttCTGGAGACAACACCATCAGTTTCAACCCAACCTCCAAGTACCATATGTCATCTCTTGCTTTGCAGCTAGTAAATTCTAAGTCCACATGGAGACTTAACTTCTGTAGAGTACTCTACAAGTAGTAATCTTAAAGTACTTCCAAAAACTGTATGAACTCTTGGAATAAATTTTACAATAATACAACAGTATAGACCCAAATTTCAGAGAGGAACCTCGCCTATGTAATGTGGCTTCCCTATGGAATGTGTGGCTGTGGCACGTACAAAAATACCTGTAAAAGGGCCACCTTTGTTGTAATTCCATTTGGAATGTATTTATTATCTAAAAAGAA
It encodes the following:
- the LOC144446945 gene encoding fatty acid desaturase 6-like, with product MTKDTNRRTPNNNSLTLPNVSQAELNAAVKKIVKDSSWWDMYGVDWCIIVFWYVLLIPAFHLMRSQHWPTFILGATFMGMTHTAIATKIGHSAIHSSLCVSKVWSKFWQYFFIEICSTFSVDLSSNIHIKVHHPYTNIIGWGDSSSWRAPFISRYVYMFVAPLIVPTLFPLFVAKELFGKWKELIRCILFIAAGLYANVFLLMKVSGLSLTGSIFTMMAARAVLAIPYIHVNIFQHIGLPMYAKEKAPKRIYLMSTGVLNLPRNPILDWTFGHSIISCHVEHHLFPELSDNMCLKIKPVVSKFLTENAMPYNEDTYMNRLWYFIERYEELMVKLPPITEFIGIQ